One Entomomonas asaccharolytica DNA segment encodes these proteins:
- a CDS encoding toxin VasX gives MNANNQSHSLKTTFSQTAYNDIGTCPNTEKIAIFPVRYAIDQANPNDNEPHGPNKLRYDQNYNVDDRFKKSVIEENDISYTITSRSYTLRQLRDGYLYVWDETCQLFDEYEIKGYEFKFIKRWKGDQNDQPNGQYPYLLYSSSSILHISYSPVKWTYKIRNYLLLNKVYGSSFKTIINFKEYFSQTSLTANYSSNDIMTDINKYFEFIFDESSVPIPYNHKLTYIQPLDKINQYVADIIGTDKPTLKQNESNTKLSSFDFKDTNTPTVPYGSTIYKEVISEDDILSKIPSTTSSYLVAIEDPLAIIEDLIINLSSYSDNECDYLENNDYRITIAKQCVNIVCSSFIPYIPKDVPFYEYYSYIQHIVNILDKKTDTSKIKEEWPTIYNHIFYKTEWNTIEKEWEESADKNRRDLDFNKVLQFLIDMGEKIQKPRYNRENDLINWLNILANGTSVVITGTRRSGKTRRKYIKLRKKEANNLNIQLKETSLGKEFDYIINLGLDVTDDKQLELLSDISLNTYKYLIRTENGQKYLNKEHSNPQFIGLTLFGYNQEVKKAVTNFLETGLNIQKISLLISDFLKSKSYKDMSDFAKLAFLKMYKNQKIKDAFISIATAISVTSTSKFINQTQQLSYIFIMVSIEKNSGYIKENPNYKKDMISWAKKTNLKNTIKSLEQNIKSRRYSTLQVTSWKKTIEDLEKQISKIKIDRKPDRLIYIKGEINISIYVEQRSKDIISTSSSTSHTINDIGIMANGALCAIGFALNIWNLINDLNNKEIKDFKVTTDIINTVSSSAYCYIAFFELKNVSLFNLSGKLAGITQNINKRNFISKLGPISGGIGSVFNAISSIEDAQNATDTTEQVWLAVAATAASFEVVLGILEILTILRVTLPLGPTGAIIGITAAIISITAIYISTIYHRSDLQLWLKYCVWGNDHNNINKKEELKKNKDLPNKYGNKMKELQTLYKIVCRPTVLMRKIRKSSDNQFLYKGFWLGIYLPPLALQSNTIKASLYFDFVSLDNNKDPLLREEIEIYNGREISTLPTTIPNQNIKNETYLENDNFRFIRIWFPFTQEKDVLNSTMISVVVSLIDINNYTTEFVFDSFGVVDDEGSFFENIITGITKPALTEEIILGKYKKNKKITDVKKELHGRTNSSKLIEWEEFIY, from the coding sequence ATGAACGCCAATAATCAGAGTCATTCTTTGAAAACCACATTTTCTCAAACTGCTTATAATGACATAGGAACTTGTCCTAATACAGAAAAAATTGCAATTTTTCCAGTACGGTATGCAATAGACCAAGCAAATCCAAATGATAATGAACCTCATGGCCCAAATAAACTAAGGTATGATCAAAATTATAATGTAGATGATAGGTTTAAAAAATCGGTAATAGAAGAAAATGATATAAGTTATACAATAACCAGTCGGAGCTATACTCTTCGTCAACTAAGAGATGGTTACCTCTATGTATGGGATGAAACTTGCCAATTATTTGATGAATATGAAATTAAAGGATATGAATTTAAATTCATCAAACGTTGGAAAGGTGATCAAAATGATCAGCCAAATGGGCAATATCCTTATTTACTGTATAGTAGTTCAAGCATATTGCATATATCTTATTCGCCTGTAAAATGGACGTATAAAATCCGTAACTATTTATTATTAAATAAAGTATATGGTAGTTCATTTAAAACAATTATAAACTTCAAAGAGTATTTCTCCCAAACTAGCTTAACAGCAAACTATTCATCAAATGACATAATGACTGACATTAATAAGTATTTCGAATTTATATTCGATGAATCAAGTGTTCCTATACCATATAATCACAAACTTACTTATATTCAACCATTAGATAAGATTAACCAGTATGTTGCGGATATAATTGGAACAGACAAACCAACTCTTAAACAAAATGAGAGTAATACCAAATTAAGCTCCTTTGATTTTAAAGATACCAATACCCCAACTGTTCCATATGGAAGTACAATTTATAAAGAAGTAATCTCTGAAGACGACATACTTTCAAAAATACCATCTACAACATCTAGTTATCTTGTAGCCATTGAAGATCCTCTGGCAATAATTGAAGATCTCATAATAAATTTATCCTCATACTCAGACAATGAGTGTGACTATTTAGAAAATAATGACTATAGAATAACTATAGCAAAACAATGCGTAAATATTGTTTGCTCTTCTTTTATACCTTATATTCCTAAAGACGTTCCTTTTTATGAGTATTACTCATATATTCAACATATTGTTAATATTTTAGACAAAAAAACAGATACTTCAAAAATAAAGGAAGAATGGCCTACTATTTATAATCATATATTTTATAAAACAGAATGGAATACTATAGAAAAAGAATGGGAAGAATCAGCAGACAAAAATCGACGAGACCTTGATTTTAATAAAGTATTACAATTTTTAATAGATATGGGGGAAAAAATACAAAAACCAAGATATAACAGAGAAAACGATTTAATAAATTGGCTTAATATTTTAGCAAATGGTACAAGTGTTGTTATCACGGGAACTCGCAGATCAGGGAAAACAAGAAGAAAATATATTAAACTACGAAAAAAAGAAGCTAATAATTTAAATATACAATTAAAAGAAACAAGTCTAGGGAAAGAGTTTGACTATATTATCAATCTTGGCTTGGATGTGACAGATGATAAGCAACTAGAGTTACTCTCAGATATTTCTTTAAATACTTATAAATACTTAATAAGAACTGAAAATGGACAAAAATATCTCAATAAAGAGCATAGTAATCCACAATTTATAGGATTAACTTTATTTGGTTATAACCAAGAAGTGAAGAAAGCAGTAACTAATTTTTTAGAGACTGGATTAAACATCCAAAAAATATCACTTTTAATTTCAGATTTTCTTAAAAGTAAATCTTACAAAGACATGTCTGATTTCGCTAAATTAGCATTTCTAAAAATGTATAAGAATCAAAAAATTAAAGATGCTTTTATAAGCATAGCTACTGCTATTTCAGTAACTAGTACTTCTAAATTTATAAACCAAACACAACAGTTAAGCTATATCTTTATTATGGTTTCTATAGAAAAAAATTCAGGGTACATTAAAGAAAACCCCAATTATAAAAAAGATATGATAAGTTGGGCTAAAAAAACAAACTTAAAAAATACTATCAAATCCCTTGAACAAAACATAAAAAGCCGCCGTTATTCAACTTTGCAAGTAACTTCATGGAAAAAAACCATAGAAGATTTAGAAAAGCAAATATCAAAGATCAAAATAGATAGAAAGCCAGACAGGTTAATCTATATAAAGGGAGAAATAAATATTTCAATATATGTAGAGCAGCGATCTAAAGATATTATCTCAACATCATCGAGTACTTCCCATACAATTAATGATATTGGAATAATGGCAAATGGTGCACTATGTGCTATTGGTTTTGCATTAAATATCTGGAATCTAATAAACGATCTCAATAACAAGGAAATTAAAGATTTTAAAGTAACGACAGATATTATAAATACTGTGAGCTCTTCTGCTTATTGCTATATAGCATTTTTTGAACTAAAAAATGTATCATTATTTAATCTATCTGGGAAATTAGCAGGCATAACTCAAAATATTAATAAAAGAAATTTCATATCAAAACTAGGCCCTATTTCTGGTGGCATAGGCTCAGTTTTTAATGCCATATCCTCTATAGAAGATGCTCAAAATGCTACAGATACAACAGAGCAAGTATGGCTTGCTGTTGCTGCAACAGCAGCATCATTCGAAGTAGTTTTAGGTATTTTAGAAATACTAACTATACTTAGAGTAACACTTCCTTTAGGTCCTACTGGAGCTATCATAGGAATAACTGCTGCTATTATTAGTATTACAGCTATATATATATCTACTATATATCATCGTTCAGATTTACAGCTCTGGCTAAAATATTGTGTATGGGGAAATGATCATAATAATATTAATAAAAAAGAAGAATTAAAAAAGAATAAAGATCTCCCTAATAAATATGGAAATAAAATGAAGGAATTACAAACATTATATAAAATAGTATGCCGTCCAACTGTATTAATGAGAAAAATTCGTAAATCTTCAGATAATCAATTTTTATATAAGGGTTTTTGGCTGGGAATTTACTTACCTCCCCTTGCACTACAAAGCAATACTATTAAAGCAAGTTTATACTTTGATTTTGTGTCACTTGACAATAATAAAGATCCTTTACTTAGAGAAGAAATTGAAATCTACAATGGAAGAGAAATATCTACTTTACCCACAACTATACCTAATCAAAATATCAAAAATGAAACTTATTTGGAAAATGACAACTTTCGCTTTATAAGAATTTGGTTTCCATTTACTCAAGAAAAAGATGTCTTAAATAGTACTATGATTAGTGTTGTTGTATCGCTTATAGATATAAATAATTATACCACTGAATTTGTATTCGATTCTTTTGGTGTTGTTGATGATGAGGGAAGTTTTTTCGAGAACATTATAACAGGTATTACTAAACCTGCCCTTACAGAAGAAATAATTTTAGGAAAATATAAAAAGAACAAAAAGATAACTGATGTAAAAAAAGAACTTCATGGTCGCACTAATAGTTCAAAATTGATAGAATGGGAAGAGTTTATTTACTAA
- a CDS encoding DUF4123 domain-containing protein translates to MIMNQYFLIDGALRETAIKELYANYQGLKIMPLYIGTSYYDNYDIGPILVGNLDQSNLRSEIDQYDWAITASIIESKQDINTIAEHLQKFIVVDDEAGSHALFRFADPLITWHWLNSYGEQVHAEIMGPITQWQVVKPIPHWQSNKTPQWQTFTKAENSIKLTTPINYLLPPQTEALSRANDFRFKNRLYDWLKKHKAHAFENKTEDQISYWMDYCYEEAEAFNLISERSFAMWFELSADYGYDFATRNEDNPYKEWFIQNPKEKGLPTEVTIQHFYDHIALI, encoded by the coding sequence ATGATAATGAATCAATATTTCTTAATTGATGGAGCTTTAAGGGAAACAGCTATTAAAGAACTCTATGCAAATTACCAAGGGCTAAAAATAATGCCACTGTATATAGGCACATCTTATTATGATAATTATGATATAGGCCCTATCTTAGTAGGTAATCTTGATCAGTCAAACTTACGTAGCGAAATAGATCAATATGACTGGGCAATTACTGCTTCTATTATAGAAAGCAAACAAGATATAAATACTATTGCTGAACATTTACAAAAGTTTATTGTAGTAGATGATGAGGCAGGTAGTCATGCACTATTTCGTTTTGCTGATCCCTTAATTACTTGGCACTGGCTTAATAGTTATGGAGAACAGGTTCATGCTGAAATTATGGGACCAATTACACAATGGCAAGTGGTAAAACCAATTCCCCATTGGCAGAGCAATAAAACACCACAATGGCAAACATTTACCAAAGCAGAAAATTCTATAAAGCTAACAACACCCATTAATTATTTGCTCCCTCCACAAACGGAAGCACTTAGCAGAGCCAATGATTTTCGTTTTAAAAACCGCTTATATGATTGGCTAAAAAAACATAAAGCTCACGCTTTTGAAAATAAAACAGAAGATCAAATTAGTTATTGGATGGATTACTGCTATGAAGAAGCAGAGGCTTTTAACTTAATTAGTGAGCGTAGCTTTGCTATGTGGTTTGAATTATCTGCTGATTACGGTTATGACTTCGCTACTCGTAATGAAGATAATCCTTATAAGGAATGGTTTATACAAAATCCTAAAGAAAAAGGGTTACCTACAGAAGTTACTATCCAGCATTTTTATGATCATATAGCTTTAATATAA